From a single Natronorubrum tibetense GA33 genomic region:
- a CDS encoding MaoC family dehydratase produces MAYSYEPHHFEDFEAGQEFKSVGRTVTESDFVMHSALAGDWTELHTNKEYAEEGPFDGRIAHGPMTFVHATGFVYRSGIVERTAYAFLGMNYMDLPNPVYIGDTISLEMEVSETKDVDHDDAGIVVLDTEMTNQDDTVVFQGDMKFLIKRKE; encoded by the coding sequence ATGGCATACAGCTACGAGCCACACCACTTCGAAGACTTCGAAGCGGGACAGGAGTTCAAGAGCGTCGGCCGAACCGTCACCGAGTCCGACTTCGTTATGCACTCGGCGCTAGCCGGCGACTGGACCGAACTGCACACCAACAAGGAGTACGCGGAAGAGGGTCCCTTCGACGGCCGAATCGCCCACGGACCGATGACGTTCGTCCACGCGACCGGCTTCGTCTACCGGTCCGGTATCGTCGAGCGCACGGCGTACGCGTTCCTCGGCATGAACTACATGGATCTCCCGAATCCGGTGTATATTGGGGATACGATCTCGCTCGAGATGGAGGTCAGCGAGACGAAAGACGTCGACCACGACGATGCGGGAATCGTCGTCCTCGACACCGAAATGACGAATCAGGATGATACCGTCGTCTTCCAGGGCGATATGAAGTTCCTCATCAAACGAAAGGAGTAA